In Ischnura elegans chromosome 6, ioIscEleg1.1, whole genome shotgun sequence, one genomic interval encodes:
- the LOC124160238 gene encoding uncharacterized protein LOC124160238 has product MGKRFRRLDGKVSMALSMLTELKKELKSKPVVNEESISVNRKFPLKTLDDVEELERELSEDVSLHNNLVTQIARICGDEEQPSVYKILYFVFTDEAAKHFCLTGKSGVEGMKKKKFMGTKICSVIMGECLRVLCLSLISTLMYT; this is encoded by the exons ATGGGAAAGAGATTCAGGAGATTAGATGGGAAGGTGAGCATGGCTTTAAGCATGCTcacagaattaaagaaagagctaAAGTCCAAGCCTGTAGTGAATGAAGAGAGCATTTCCGTCAACCGGAAATTCCCTCTTAAAACTTTGGATGATGTAGAGGAGCTTGAGAGGGAACTGTCAGAGGATGTATCTCTCCACAATAATTTG gttACTCAAATTGCTCGCATTTGTGGTGATGAGGAGCAGCCCTCagtatacaaaattttatattttgtattcactGACGAAGCAGCGAAGCACTTCTGCCTCACCGGAAAGTCTGGAGTTGAggggatgaagaagaaaaagtttaTGGGAACGAAAATATGCAGTGTCATTATGGGTGAGTGTCTTCGTGTATTATGTCTATCATTAATCAGTACTCTAATGTATACTTAA